From Methylophaga thalassica:
GGTTGGGAAGGCATCGTCAATGTGAAATGGCTAAGGCAATTAACATTAGTTGAAGAGCCTGCGATGACCCGTGATGAAACGGCTCAGTACACTGACTTATTACCTAGCGGTAAAGCTAGGCAATTCAGTTTTCCCATGCAAGCCAAGTCTCTTATTACCAGCCCTTCAGTTGGTATGACACTGCCGGATAATCCAGGTATTTACCAAGTTACTGGGCTTGCCTGGTCGGGTAATGGCAAAATCAGCAAAGTCGATGTCTCAGCTGATGGTGGTAAAACCTGGGTGGAAGCTGAGCTCCAGGCCCCAATTCTGGATAAAGCCTTCACCCGCTTTAGTCTGCCATGGCAGTGGCAAGGTCAATACGCCGTATTACAAAGCAGGGCAACGGATGAAACAGGTTATCAGCAACCGACTCGTGAAGCGCTTATCACCGAACGTGGAGACAACAGTTTTTTCCACTACAACGCTATTGTCAGTTGGGAAGTTAATGAAGACGGTCAGATTAGTCATATCTATCTTTAATAGATATCTCATCTTTGTTTTACTATTTCCTGCGACACTTGTCGCCGAGCCACTCTTTCAGCCTTTGGGCAAAAATGCTGAACAAGCATCGCAGCAATCAGCATGGAACCTCACTATTACACCGGATGGAAAAAACTTACCCGCAGGGCATGGTAATGCACAGCAAGGGGAGCAACTGTTTAAACAACACTGTGCAAGCTGTCATGGGTTTGGTGCTATAGGCGCCAGCGCAATGCCTCTGGTCGGAGATGTCGGTTCATTAACCGAGGAGTATCCAGAGAAAACGGTAAACAGTTATTGGCCTTATGCAACAACACTTTACGACTATATTC
This genomic window contains:
- a CDS encoding c-type cytochrome produces the protein MKTVRLVISIFNRYLIFVLLFPATLVAEPLFQPLGKNAEQASQQSAWNLTITPDGKNLPAGHGNAQQGEQLFKQHCASCHGFGAIGASAMPLVGDVGSLTEEYPEKTVNSYWPYATTLYDYIRRAMPPSAPFSLTSNEIYALCAYILNQDDILKNDVELNEVTLPQVKMPNRDGFSPVYPNKR